Part of the Limihaloglobus sulfuriphilus genome is shown below.
GGCGACCAGCACTTATTACAGCTGATACACATGGGTTTGTAGTTTGGGTACTTCTGCCAGCGGTTTACCAGGTCATGCTCACATGTAAACGGCCTGCTCATTGAGAAAAAGCCCACCTCTGTTTCGTGGAGTTTTTCCTGCATCCACTCAAAGGAACGATGGCCGCCGACAGATATAACATCACTCTCCACTGCCGCGGCAACAACCGCTGCTTCATTGAAAAAATAGGACTGGTCAGCCTCTTTGCGGGCATTGCGTATCGGCCTTTGCGCCTCGGGCGAGCCCGCTGTGCCGCCGCTGACTTCAATAGCGTCTATTCCCAGCTGAGAAAGCCGGCAGCAGACAGAAAGCGATTCCTCAAATGACATTTCGGCATCATCACCGTTAAAGTCCCGACTGTTAATCTTAATATATAAGGGGAAATCCCCGCATTTTCCGCGTATTTCATCATAAAGTTCGTAAAGTATCCTGGCGCGGTTCTTTATCGGGCCGCCGTAGCGGTCGGTTCTGCGGTTGTAATGGGGGTTTAGAAACTTGCTCAGCATATAGCCGTGAGCCGCGTGGAGCTGGACGGCGTCAAAGCCGCTTTTTTTTGCCCTGAGTGCGGCTTGAGCAAAAGCAGTTTTAAGGGCTTTTATATCGTCCATGCTCATCTCTTCGGGAACTACGCGGTACATCTTGTCCTCGACCGCGGAGGGACCTGTCATTCTGCGGCGGCGGGCCCTGTACTTTGTCTGAGAACTGCCGGCTGCCAGCTGTACGGCAATCCTGCCGCCCGCGGCATGAACACGGTCTGTCAGCTCTGCATAACCGTCTATATATTGATCATCGTGCATACCTATCATACGGGGAGCAACGAGGTCATCTTCTGTAATCCGGGCAAAACCTGTTATAGTCATACCTACGCCCCCCTTTGCAAAATCAACAAAGAGGCCGGTTAATTTTTCAGTGGCGCTGCCGTCATATTCAGCCATGTTTTCCCACGTGGCCGAACGAACAAAACGATTTGCTACATTGACACCGCCCAGAGTTGTTTTTTCAATAAGTTTTTTCATTGTTATTTTTCTCTCTATATTAAACTGCATTATAATCTTAATTCAACAAAAGGGCGATAAGATTAGTATTTTGAGATGTAAAATCAAGAATAAACCCAGATAACCCCGGAAAATGTGCGAAACTTCCTTGACACTACCAAATGTTTTTTTGACAGGATTACAGGATTGACAGGTTTTTGTTGGTTTTTTTTGTGATTCTGCCAGAGGTCTAATTGGGAATTGGGGAACTGAATGGACTGATTGGACGGGGTTGGTTGGTAAGAATCTGGAAAAACGTCAGCGGCGTTGTTTGGATCAAATTCGTGAATTTGCTCTACAATGTTATCGCGAACACCGATATGGAACGAATTAAACAGCCCAGCCCGTCTTCGTTTTTGTCCCGTCAAACCTATGCCATAATAAAAGATAGGACGAGCACCGCCGGCAGCGATGCCCGTTTTGAGACATATCTTTTATAAATCCTTAGTTATTCAGCTTTTCAAGGATTTCATCCGGAATATCGAAGTTTGAATACACATTTTGAACATCATCATGGTCTTCAAAGTCCTCGACGAGATTAAGTATCTTCTCCGCCGCGGATACATCTGAAACCTTGATGGTGTTCTGGGGAACCATTGCCAACTCTGCGGACAAGGGCTCTATACCTGATTCAGTAATGGCATTTTTCAGCCCGTCAAACTCTGAAGGTGCGCAGGTGATTTCATACACTTCACCCAGATTCTGCATATCCTCGGCTCCTGCTCCAAGAGCAGTATCCATAAGCTCATCTTCGTCCACAGACTCTGCGGAAACGGTGATAACACCCTTGCTGCTGAACATATAACTAACGCAGCCGCTGGTGCCCATAGAGCCGCCGCGGCGTTCGAACAATTTCTTGACTTCCGGACCGGTGCGGTTTCTATTATCGGTCAGAGTTTCAACCATAACAGCTATTCCGCCGGGGGCGTAACCCTCGTAGATAATCTCTTCATAGCTGACGCCGCCAAGTTCGCCGGTGCCCTTTTTTATCGCTTTTTCGATAGTATCTTTGGGCATATTCGCGGCTTTGCCCTTGTCGATAGCATAACGAAGCGGGAGATTTGAAGACGGATCGCCGCCGCCGTTTTTAGCAGCAACCATGATCAGCTTTGCTATCTTGCTCCAGGCTCTTCCTCGTTTTGCATCATTTGCGGCTTTTTTGTGTTTTATACCAGCCCAATGTGAATGACCTGCCATACGTTCCTCGTAAAATGAAATGATTTTTAATGTTTTTTATTTCTTCTTAGCAGCTGTTTTCTTCTTTGCTGACTTGGCCTTAGGTGCCGTTTTTTTAGCGGTTGTCTTCTTTGTTGCGGTTTTTTTGGCTGCTGATTTTTTTGTAGCTGTTTTCTTTGCCGTTTTCTTCTTTGCTGTCTTAGTTTCAGCGGCGGATTTTACTGTCTTCTTCGCGGCTGAACCGGCCTTTGCTGAGGATTTTTTCGATTTAGACGGAGTTTTCTTTTTTGCAGTTTTAGCTTTATTAGATTCTTCGGCATGAGCCTCAATATCCTCAATGTCCGCTTGATCAGCGGCGGCTTTTATATAGCAGTACAGGCTGTAAAGCTCGCTAACTGGTATTTGTCTCTCGAGAAAGCCCTTTATCTCAGATTCTTTGGAACCCGGATAAACCAGGCCCGCGAATTTGACGTAATCAAACATCCTTTTAGACATAGGAAGGTGCTGAGCCCCCATAGCCGTCAACATAAAGAAGTCAATTATATACTTGCTCATACCCGTTAGAGTATCAAGCTCCCTGCTGGCTTCACGTTTGCCTTTTTCGAGCAGCATTTCCAGCGAGAGACAATCATATTTGTCAAAAATTGCGTTTAGAGCGGATTTTATATTTTCTCCAAGCAATTTAGATTCAAGGCATCTGCTGCCGAGTACATCTTTGATTTCTTCGTGGCGTGAAACCCGCAAATCGTTCCAGTCAACGAAGTGTGATTGAAGGGTTGAGTATATTGTGGGTGCGTCTTGAAACGGAACGATTTCATATATTCCCGCCCAGACGACAATATCTATCTCATTTTCCTGCTCTATCTGAGGAACAGATATTTCAGATTTCATTTTTTTAATGAATTTTTTTAGTACCTGAGAATATTTTTTGGACTCTTTCATTTCAACCTCTGATCTATTTTATGTCTTCTGTATCCTGGTCTTGGATATTCTGCTCGGCGTCTTTTTTATGCAGCTCATCAGCTATCTTTTCAATTATTTTAAGAGTTTCGCCGGCCTTTTTATATTTTAGATCTTCATGAAAACTTATTATCGGACAAAAACGGATATTAAGCTCATGGGCAAGCAAAGTCTGAATGTGGCCGCGGGCATGTTTTATCGCACGCAGAGTAATTTCCGCGGTATCCTCGGGTATAAAACTCAGATGAACCGACGCGTTACGCAGGTCAGGAGTCAATTCAACCTCGGTTACACTGACAAAGCCCTGGATTCGCGGGTCACTGAGATGATTTTGAATCGCATCGCTGACCACTTCTTTTATGATTCTTGCCATACGAAGTTTTCGCCGGTTTTCAAGCATCTGGATACCTATTATTTTAAAGCATTACTGCCTGTTGTTATCAACTTTTAAAGAGTCCTGGCAACTTTAATGATTTCGTACGCTTCAAACTGATCGTCAACTTTGATATCGTCAAAGCCGGAGATATTTATGCCGCACTCATAGCCGGACTTTACCTCGCGGACATCATCTTTAAAGTGTTTGAGTGAATCGATTTTACAGTTGTCCTTAACTACGACATTGTTTCGTATCAGACGAATCTGAGAATTTCGCCTTACAAGCCCCTCATTCACATAACATCCGGCAATGGTACCGGCATTTGGAACACGGAAGGTATCTCTAACGGTAAGCCTGCCGAGAATGTTTTCTTTTTCATCCGGCTCAAGCATACCGGCCATAGCGTCTTTGAGCTCTTCTGTTATTCTGTAAATAACATTGTAAAGCCTTATATCCACTCCGCGTTCTTCGGCGATATTCTTCACCTGGTTCTCTGGAACCACATTGAAGCCGATAATGATTGCTCCGGAGGCCTCCGCAAGCACGACATCGCCCTCGGTTACGCCTCCAACGCCGGCATGAATGATTTTTATCTTTACTTCATCTGTGTTGAGCTCACTTAGATATTTGATCAAAACATCAACAGAGCCCTGCACATCTGCACGGATGATAAGGTTAAGCTCTTTGACATTACCTGCCTCGATCTGGCTGAAGAGATTATCCAGCGTAATGTTAGTCCTGCGGCTTAGGGTTTTCTCACGCTCTAACTGTTTGAGCTGTTCGGCAGCGTCTTTTGCCCGTGACTGGTCATTGAGGCAATAGAATTTATCGCCGGCACTGGGCACATCACTGAGACCTGTAACCTCTACCGGAATCGATGGTCCGGCTTTTTTGATCACTTTTCCACTGCTGTCCCGCATTGTCCGCAGACGGCCGTAGCCAATACCTGCCAGAATAACATCGCCCTTCTTGAGAGTACCTTCTTTTATGAGCAGTGTTGCCACCACACCCCTGTCCTGGGTCATTTTCGATTCGACAACCCAGCCCATTGCCGGGATCTTTGTGTCGGCCTTCAACTCATGAAGCTCAGCAATCAGCTCTATTGCCTCGATGAGCTCATCGATTCCTTCACCTGTTTCCGCACTGGTTTTGACAACCTCGGTATCGCCGCCCCATTCACTCGGCACAAGACCGTTTTCCGCGAGCTGGCCGTATATCTTATTAACATCAACACCGGGTAAATCAATTTTGTTAAGTGCCACAATTATAGGCACTTCTGCCGCCTGGGCGTGATTTATCGCTTCTTTTGTCTGAGGCATCACACCGTCGTCTGCCGCACATACAAGTATTACGATATCTGTCATGTTAGCACCGCGGGCACGCATGGCCGTGAAAGCTGCGTGGCCGGGCGTATCGAGGAATGTTAACTTATGTCCTTTGTAATTTACCTGATGCGCGCCGGTATGCTGAGTAATACCGCCGGCCTCTCCCGCGGCAACACTTGCTGAACGTATCTTGTCAAGCAGTGAGGTCTTGCCGTGGTCAACATGACCGAGCATGGTTACCACCGGATGGCGGCTTTGAATATTTTTACGCTCACGCTCTTTGAACTCGGTTTCAATGTCTTCTTCGACTGTCTTTTTCACTTCTACGACAAGCTCAACACCAAATTCCAGAGCCACAAGCTCTGCAACATCAGTAGATATAGCCTGGTTAGCCGTCGCCATTATTCCCTGCTTCATGAGCTCTTTGATTATATCCGTGATCTTGACTGAAAGAGACGCCGAAAGTGATTTTACGGTTATAGGCTCTGAAACAGCAACCTTGTCGGGACGTTCAACCTTTCTGGCAGACTCTGATTTCTTCTTCTCGCCGCCGCCAATCTTTCTTGAAGGCCGCAAACGGAGTGTCTCGCCCCGAGCCGCGGCAAGGCGGGCACGCCTTTCTTCAATATCACGCATCCGATATTTTTTAGAGTGTTTATCATCATCACTGCGGCCGGAAGATGACTTTTTGCCTTTTTTACCCTTTTTATCCTTCAACGCATCCATCAGTTTTTCCGTGGGCGGTGCCGCGAAATCAGGAACACTTCTCGGCTGACGCGGTTTACGGGGGCGGCTGCGGGTGTCTTCTACCGGCTTTTCAACCCTGACAACCTTTGGCCCGCTCAGTTTTGCCGGTTTAGGCACAGAAAGCTGGGGACCTGCCGGTTTGACATTGACCGGTTTGGGAACTTCTACCATAACCGGTGCAGCCGGCTTGTCTATCTTCTGCGGTATATTGACCCTGAAGGCCTCTGCCTGCTCAGGTTCTTTGGGCTTTTCTTCTGCTGTGTCGTCATCTGTTTTTTCAGGTTCTTCTCCGGCCTCAGGTTCTGCTTTTTCAGTTTCTTCTTTAACCTGCGTCTCTTGACCGGCTTCTTTTGCCTCAGTTTCCCTGGGCTCGGCGGCGGCAGAGGGTTGGGCTTCTTTAGGCTCTAATCCGGCCTGCTCTGATCCCTGCACACCGGCGGGAGCTGCCTCTTGGGCTGTGCCGGCCTGGCCAGAGGGCTCAGTCTCTGATTTCTGGGGAACAACGCGTACCTCTTTGAGATCTACCCGGTCTGTCGTTTCTACTACATGAGTGTGCTCACCCTCGCTGAACCATTCGCGTATTGATGCCGCCTGACCAGCGGTCAATGTTGACATATGGTTCTTCACGTCCAGGCCCTCTGCCTGGCATTTTTCGACGATAGATTTACTCTTTACGCCTAATTGTTTTGCAAGAATGTGAACTCTGTATTGCGTTTTAGCCAAAACTGTTCTCCGAACATCTTTATAAATTTTCTGATACGATTACGACAAATCCTAAGTTACTCAGCGGATTCAGACCCTGACTTTTCAGCCTTTAATGTCTCTATTGCCAGATCGACCAGACGCTGCGCGAGGTCTTGATCAAGACCAAGCTCATCGATAAGCGGCTGCGGGCCGACTTCTTCTATGTCATGCACCGTAAGCAGGCCTAAAGCAAGGAACTTATCGATCAAATGTTCATCACCTGTTGAAAACTCTTTATATATTTCAGTCAGTTCCTCAACTTCCTGATTATACTCATCGGGAGTCAAAATATCGATATCCCATCCTGTCAGACGTGCCGCGAGACGCACATTTTGTCCATGCTTGCCGATTGCCAGGCTTAGCTGGCTCTCGGGCACAACAGCGGTCGCCCTGCCCAGCTCGAAACAAAGTGCAATTTCCGTGCATTCTGCCGGCTTGATGGCATTGGTTATCAGATCCTGTGATGAATCACTCCAGGGAACGATATCTATTTTCTCGCCGCTGAGCTCATCAACTATATTTTTGATCCTGCTGCCTCTTACGCCGACACACGCCCCGACAGGATCTACACGGTCATCGTTAGAGCCGACTGCAATCTTCGTACGGTAGCCGGCCTCTCTTGAAAGCGCCCGTATTTCTACAATGCCCTCGGCAATTTCGGGTATTTCAGCTTCAAAGAGCCGCCGTATAAAATCTCTGTGAGTTCTGGAGAGCTTTATTTTAACCTGGCTTGTATCTTCACGTACATCAGCTATAACTGCCCGGAGCCTCTCACCTGTGTGGTGGGTCTCGCCGGGGATCTGCTCTGTCTTAGGCAGATATGCCTCGGCCCTGCCCTCAAGACTTATGACGGCACTGCCTCTTTCTTTGCGGGTTATGGTGCCGGTTATCAACTCGCCCCTGCGCTCGGCATATTCTGTATAAATGCTGTCCCGTTCATCGGCTTTTATTTTCTGGATCATAACCTGCTTGACTGTCTGAGCAGGGATACGGCCGAGCTCTTTGATATCAATCGGGGCATTGTCCTTGTAAGCCGTTATCTGGCCGTTATTTCTGTCGATATTAACAACGACATCACAATCAGGGTCACCATAGTGCTTCTTGGCACCGGAGACCATCGCTGCTTCAAGGTCTAAAAAAATTGACTCGCGGTCAAGATTTTTATCTCTTGCAATGTTATCAACTATTCTGACAATTTCCTGAGTATTCATCAATTTGCTTTCTTAAAACAATAAAAAAAGTGGAAACCCGGAGATTTCCACTTCATATTACGTATAAACTGTTATCATAACAGACTGCGCCGGGCGGATTTAACCCCGCCACCCATCAAAAGGGCGTAATATTAATTTGAAGCAGAGAATCTGCATCCGAATCTACATTAAATTTCTCATAACGTTAATTCCAATTAAAAACTCCATAAGATTATAAGCAACTATACTGATATGTCAACAAGGGCTTTACTAAAAAATAAGACGCGGCGATTTTTCTTTCAAGTCAAAAAATACGTCCGGGCTAAACCACCCAAAGCCCCGTGTCCAACTCTACACCGCATTCACAGATTTAGTGTCTTAAACATCTTTCCCGGCAGGACAATCGCACCTTAATATACCTGAATCGCCCGCGGTTTTCATCTTTGTCTTTGCTATACAGGATTATTTTGATATAAATTCAGTCTGCATTTAGCAGTTTTATAACAGATACAATTTAAAAAAACAGAAAAAAAACACAAATGAACGTATTAGTAGCAGAAAAATGCGGCTTTTGCCAGGGTGTCCGCCGGGCAATACAGATAGCCAATAAAACACTCGAAGCAAACGGCACGGTTTACAGCCTGGGCCCGATAATACATAACACAGACGTTGTCAAGTCACTTGAGGACAAAGGCTTAACTACTATTTCCGACATTGACAACCTCCAAAACGGCACCGTCCTGACACGCTCTCACGGCGCCACCCCCGATCAGCTCGAAAGAATCGTTGATAACGGGCTTGACCTTGTTGACGGCACATGTTCGTTTGTTAAGCACGTCCAGTTAGTTGCCAAATCGCTGGAAAAAGAAGGCTACAGCGTGGTAATTATCGGCGATGCGGGACATCCCGAGGTGCAGGCACTGGCAGGTTCTGTAAAACAGTCAACTGTCGTACGAGATGAAAGCGAGCTTGATAAACTGCCCAACCGCATGAAGTTAGGCATCATAAGCCAGACAACGCAGTCTAAAGAGCACTTTGCGGAAATGACTGCCCTGATAATGAAACGGGGGTTTAAGGAGATAAAAGTAGTAAACACTTTATGCAAAGAGGCTTCCAAACGCCAGGAAGCGGCGGTCGAGCTTGCCGGAAGGGTGGAGGTAATGTTTGTTCTTGGCGGCAGGCACAGCGCTAATACAAAAAAACTCGCTGATTTGTGTAAAATAAAAAATAAAAACACATTTCATTTGCAAAACTGGTCAGAAATTGATAAAAGAATAGTTTCGGGTTTTCAGACTGCCGGCGTAACGGCGGGTGCGTCAACTCCCGACTGGGTGATCAACGAGTTTGTTGAGAATCTCAAAAAATTATGAAATCAGAATATATTGTTTAACTAACGAATTACAAGGCACGTACAATCCGGCTGTGTACGCCGGGGCCTGCAAATCTGTGCAGTGTTTGCGCAGTGTGCGTTTTGGTGTGATCGCGGGGCACAGAATGCACTATAAAAATTAACTTCGCGTAACAGGTAAAATTTTAATGGTTGATTTTAATATTTATTCACGTCTTGGAATCTCCGAAGAGGAGATCAACAACGAGTTGAACCAACTCTTCACAAAAGAGCACGAAGAATTACTCGGCGAAGCTATCGTTGACCAGATTCAGACACTTGTACCCGGCAACATCCTTTCCGGGCGAATTGTTGAGCAGATCGGCAACGATGTTATTCTTGAGATTGGTCTCAAGAGCGAAGGCTATGTTGATGCTTCAGAGTTTGATGACCCTGAAGAAATCGTCCCGGGTAACGAAATAGAGGTTTATCTAGAGGATGTTGACGCCGACGGCGGTCTTATCGCGCTGAGCAAACGCAAAGCCGACCGGATACGCGGCTGGGAAAAACTCATCACGACAAACAAAGAAGGCGATATCATTACAGGCCGCGTAACACGCAGAATCAAAGGCGGTCTGCTGGTAGATATCGGAGTTCCGGTATTCCTGCCCGCATCGCAGGTTGACATTCGCAAACCCGGTGATATCAGCCGGTTCATCGGTGAGGATATTGAATGTAAAATCCTCAAGATCGACGAAGAAAACAGAAACATCGTTGTATCACGCCGTAAGATTATCGAGGAAGAGCGCCAAAGCGCCAAAGAAAAGCTGCTCAGCGAAATCGAAGTTGGACAGCTGCGTAAAGGAATCGTCAAGAATATCGCCGATTTCGGTGTATTCGTTGACCTCGGCGGCCTTGACGGTCTGCTTCACATCTCTGACCTCAGCTGGGGACGTATTTCGCACCCATCAGAAGTTGTCAAACTCGACGAAGAGATCGAAGCTGTCGTTATCGGCGTAGATCGCGAATCAGAGAAGATATCTCTGGGTCTCAAGCAGAAACAGGAAAGCCCGTGGGAAAGCGTGGAAGATCGCTACCCTGTAAACTCCAAGGTAAAGGGCACCGTTGTAAATATCATGAACTACGGTATCTTCCTGCGTCTTGAAGACGGCGTTGAGGGTCTTGTCCATGTCAGCGAGATGAGCTGGACAAAACGCATCATTCACCCCGAAGACATGTTCCAGCAGGGTGAAGAGGTAGAAGCGGTTGTACTTGATGTCAACAAAGACAAACAGGAAATATCCTTGGGCACAAAACAGCTCGAGGTCAATCCCTGGTCTATTGCTTCTCAGAAATACCCTCCGGGAACAGTTGTCAATGCAACAGTTACCGGCCTGACCAATTACGGTGCGTTCGCTTCTATAGAGCCCGGTATCGACGGTTTGATACATGTTTCAGACCTGAGCTGGACAAAGAAGTACAACCACCCCAACGAAGCTATGAGCAAAGGACAGGAAATCCAGTGCGTTGTGCTTGATGTTGAAGAAGAGAAACAGCGTATCTCGCTCGGCATCAAACAGCTCACGGAAGACCCCTGGATCAGGGCGATACCCGATACTTACATGCCTGGACAGGTCGTCAAGGGCAAGGTTACAAAAATCACCAACTTTGGTGTATTTGTTGAGCTTGAGCCGGATCTCGAAGGCCTGCTGCATATCTCTGAGCTTGCCGACGAAAAAGTCGATAAACCACAGGATGTTGTCGAAGTCGGTCAGGAACTCGAGGTCAAGATACTGCGTGTTGACACTGATTCACGCAAAATCGGCCTGAGCCTTCGCCGTGTACAATGGGCGGCAGAAGACGCAAAGACCGAACCTCAAGCCCCATCAGATGATGCGCAGCAGACATCGTCAGGCGGACAGAGCCGCCGCGGCGGTCTTGATGGCGGGCTGGATATCGGAACCGATTTTATTTCAGCACCAAAAGATAATCAGTAAATTATCTTATCAGTTGAACTTCAAACCCGGAAAGCTTGTTAAAGTTTTCCGGGTTTTTCTTTGCCCTTCCGCAGCCGCTTTGCCTCACTCGTTGTCAATCCCAGTCCAAATGTAAATATTTCAGAGATAAATTTGACTTATAACGCATTTTTGGATATAATGATAGTTTCTTAAATAATCTGACGAAACCCATACAAATACCTGGAGTTAAAAGATTTAGATGTCTAACGAAATAAACACAGAAGTCATGGAAACCTTC
Proteins encoded:
- a CDS encoding NADH:flavin oxidoreductase gives rise to the protein MKKLIEKTTLGGVNVANRFVRSATWENMAEYDGSATEKLTGLFVDFAKGGVGMTITGFARITEDDLVAPRMIGMHDDQYIDGYAELTDRVHAAGGRIAVQLAAGSSQTKYRARRRRMTGPSAVEDKMYRVVPEEMSMDDIKALKTAFAQAALRAKKSGFDAVQLHAAHGYMLSKFLNPHYNRRTDRYGGPIKNRARILYELYDEIRGKCGDFPLYIKINSRDFNGDDAEMSFEESLSVCCRLSQLGIDAIEVSGGTAGSPEAQRPIRNARKEADQSYFFNEAAVVAAAVESDVISVGGHRSFEWMQEKLHETEVGFFSMSRPFTCEHDLVNRWQKYPNYKPMCISCNKCWSPHGTSCILNENK
- the rbfA gene encoding 30S ribosome-binding factor RbfA, with product MLENRRKLRMARIIKEVVSDAIQNHLSDPRIQGFVSVTEVELTPDLRNASVHLSFIPEDTAEITLRAIKHARGHIQTLLAHELNIRFCPIISFHEDLKYKKAGETLKIIEKIADELHKKDAEQNIQDQDTEDIK
- a CDS encoding YebC/PmpR family DNA-binding transcriptional regulator, with protein sequence MAGHSHWAGIKHKKAANDAKRGRAWSKIAKLIMVAAKNGGGDPSSNLPLRYAIDKGKAANMPKDTIEKAIKKGTGELGGVSYEEIIYEGYAPGGIAVMVETLTDNRNRTGPEVKKLFERRGGSMGTSGCVSYMFSSKGVITVSAESVDEDELMDTALGAGAEDMQNLGEVYEITCAPSEFDGLKNAITESGIEPLSAELAMVPQNTIKVSDVSAAEKILNLVEDFEDHDDVQNVYSNFDIPDEILEKLNN
- the ispH gene encoding 4-hydroxy-3-methylbut-2-enyl diphosphate reductase — encoded protein: MNVLVAEKCGFCQGVRRAIQIANKTLEANGTVYSLGPIIHNTDVVKSLEDKGLTTISDIDNLQNGTVLTRSHGATPDQLERIVDNGLDLVDGTCSFVKHVQLVAKSLEKEGYSVVIIGDAGHPEVQALAGSVKQSTVVRDESELDKLPNRMKLGIISQTTQSKEHFAEMTALIMKRGFKEIKVVNTLCKEASKRQEAAVELAGRVEVMFVLGGRHSANTKKLADLCKIKNKNTFHLQNWSEIDKRIVSGFQTAGVTAGASTPDWVINEFVENLKKL
- the infB gene encoding translation initiation factor IF-2, which encodes MAKTQYRVHILAKQLGVKSKSIVEKCQAEGLDVKNHMSTLTAGQAASIREWFSEGEHTHVVETTDRVDLKEVRVVPQKSETEPSGQAGTAQEAAPAGVQGSEQAGLEPKEAQPSAAAEPRETEAKEAGQETQVKEETEKAEPEAGEEPEKTDDDTAEEKPKEPEQAEAFRVNIPQKIDKPAAPVMVEVPKPVNVKPAGPQLSVPKPAKLSGPKVVRVEKPVEDTRSRPRKPRQPRSVPDFAAPPTEKLMDALKDKKGKKGKKSSSGRSDDDKHSKKYRMRDIEERRARLAAARGETLRLRPSRKIGGGEKKKSESARKVERPDKVAVSEPITVKSLSASLSVKITDIIKELMKQGIMATANQAISTDVAELVALEFGVELVVEVKKTVEEDIETEFKERERKNIQSRHPVVTMLGHVDHGKTSLLDKIRSASVAAGEAGGITQHTGAHQVNYKGHKLTFLDTPGHAAFTAMRARGANMTDIVILVCAADDGVMPQTKEAINHAQAAEVPIIVALNKIDLPGVDVNKIYGQLAENGLVPSEWGGDTEVVKTSAETGEGIDELIEAIELIAELHELKADTKIPAMGWVVESKMTQDRGVVATLLIKEGTLKKGDVILAGIGYGRLRTMRDSSGKVIKKAGPSIPVEVTGLSDVPSAGDKFYCLNDQSRAKDAAEQLKQLEREKTLSRRTNITLDNLFSQIEAGNVKELNLIIRADVQGSVDVLIKYLSELNTDEVKIKIIHAGVGGVTEGDVVLAEASGAIIIGFNVVPENQVKNIAEERGVDIRLYNVIYRITEELKDAMAGMLEPDEKENILGRLTVRDTFRVPNAGTIAGCYVNEGLVRRNSQIRLIRNNVVVKDNCKIDSLKHFKDDVREVKSGYECGINISGFDDIKVDDQFEAYEIIKVARTL
- a CDS encoding 30S ribosomal protein S1; translation: MVDFNIYSRLGISEEEINNELNQLFTKEHEELLGEAIVDQIQTLVPGNILSGRIVEQIGNDVILEIGLKSEGYVDASEFDDPEEIVPGNEIEVYLEDVDADGGLIALSKRKADRIRGWEKLITTNKEGDIITGRVTRRIKGGLLVDIGVPVFLPASQVDIRKPGDISRFIGEDIECKILKIDEENRNIVVSRRKIIEEERQSAKEKLLSEIEVGQLRKGIVKNIADFGVFVDLGGLDGLLHISDLSWGRISHPSEVVKLDEEIEAVVIGVDRESEKISLGLKQKQESPWESVEDRYPVNSKVKGTVVNIMNYGIFLRLEDGVEGLVHVSEMSWTKRIIHPEDMFQQGEEVEAVVLDVNKDKQEISLGTKQLEVNPWSIASQKYPPGTVVNATVTGLTNYGAFASIEPGIDGLIHVSDLSWTKKYNHPNEAMSKGQEIQCVVLDVEEEKQRISLGIKQLTEDPWIRAIPDTYMPGQVVKGKVTKITNFGVFVELEPDLEGLLHISELADEKVDKPQDVVEVGQELEVKILRVDTDSRKIGLSLRRVQWAAEDAKTEPQAPSDDAQQTSSGGQSRRGGLDGGLDIGTDFISAPKDNQ
- the nusA gene encoding transcription termination factor NusA, whose protein sequence is MNTQEIVRIVDNIARDKNLDRESIFLDLEAAMVSGAKKHYGDPDCDVVVNIDRNNGQITAYKDNAPIDIKELGRIPAQTVKQVMIQKIKADERDSIYTEYAERRGELITGTITRKERGSAVISLEGRAEAYLPKTEQIPGETHHTGERLRAVIADVREDTSQVKIKLSRTHRDFIRRLFEAEIPEIAEGIVEIRALSREAGYRTKIAVGSNDDRVDPVGACVGVRGSRIKNIVDELSGEKIDIVPWSDSSQDLITNAIKPAECTEIALCFELGRATAVVPESQLSLAIGKHGQNVRLAARLTGWDIDILTPDEYNQEVEELTEIYKEFSTGDEHLIDKFLALGLLTVHDIEEVGPQPLIDELGLDQDLAQRLVDLAIETLKAEKSGSESAE